Below is a window of Impatiens glandulifera chromosome 2, dImpGla2.1, whole genome shotgun sequence DNA.
tatataataaatcaacattCATTCCCACCTAAGACAATAATTCAATAGGATTTTAGAATGGTGTAGAAAGATTTTTAGGAGAAAAAAATCGGTTTTGCTGCCATTGGATGAATTGGAGGCGTTTCTATCAGCTTCTATTTTGAAGATGGAAATTCAATATTATTGAAgatttggttaatcaaataattcTAGAAACCTCTAATAAGTTATGAAACAAATGGGTATTGAAAACTAACTTGAGAAGATATAGATTTGtgagttttataaaaaagaattgaATTTTGAAGATAGAAAATCAATATTCTTaaagatttattaaataattttcatcTAATCAATTCTAGACACCTCTAATGAATTGTGAAAAAGATCTTGAAAAAAGATTGACTTACAAAATGTACTTTCAAGGGTTATATGATATTATTGACATTCTTTGCccataagaaattattaataaaattgactaaaatattttataattttaaattttatatattttaaagataaataaaattattttgttattttagtttatgttttatgatatgattaaataaatcaCCGACAAGGATAATgtgtaatttgaattaaatttaaggCTTTACCTGAAATTctgtttattttcaaaaattattagttttgagttattttggTAAAAGGAGAGCTAGtttgataattatttgatttttttaaaaaacaatctcaatcacatcatatatattctcaataatcaaattacttaattcataatttaagtatttactttatttttataaattttaaatataaaatttattttaatatttaacccaaaaaaatctcacattttcattaaataatattttgatttcatatcTTTAAAATACATCAAGTAACTCCACAACAAACAAGCTCTGGAAGTAAATATAGAAtgcaaatttatttaaaaaaaacatgattatttGAACGATGTGATTAATAATTCAAGAACgtattatttgagattaaattcaCATCATTCAGAAAATCTTAACTGACTTGTCTAGTTATTTATTCTATATTCAGACTAGAAGAATAATTGAAATTTCTTTTACCAGGTTAGTTCTTTTAATTATGTCGAAAAGTTTTAACTTTATTCAATTTCTGTAAACATGGCTTCTTTCAAACTTATtttcgataatttttttttatttcaaatgaatggataattctaaatataataaaatattaaacacgaataaactttattatttacaattttattaacaaaatcaGACTGGTGCAGCGGTAGCGTGATGGACCCATAATTCAAATGTCCCAGGATCAAAATCTTGTtctgataattattttttctttttaatgtttaattatttttatctttaattacaTTTAGTTCTCAATATTTCTAAGGTAAATCCAAGATACAATCATGGACAAATGTATTGAAAACAAAGAAAGGGGATATGTACATATTTGTTgtcaaatttagattttataaattaagagtAATGGAGCTGAAGAATGGTGTAGAAAGATTTTAAGAGATAGAAGAATCAATTGTACTGTCATGAGATGAATCAGAGAAACTTCTATTCCAAATCGAATAATTCAGAAgctttttataaacaatttggattttaaatatgaaaattcaatattcttaaaagatttttttcttaaatccaAGATACAATCATACACAtgttattaaacatatttctttatttatagtACACAGTATTAATTAGTGGACAAATGGGTATTGAAAATAAAGAAAGGGGATATGTACATATTTGTTGTCAAACAtggatttttaaattaagaggAATGAGCTCAAGAATAGTGTAGAGAGATTTTTGGGAGATAGAAGAATCAATTTTGCTGTCATGAGATGAATGAGAAAAACTTATATCCCAAATCGATGATTTCAGAagctttttataaaaaatttgaattttaaatatgaaaattcaatatttgtaaaagattttattaaatatttttcatctaTATCAATTATAGCAACATCTAATAATAAGCGGTAAGAATGatcttgaaaagaagattggtttacaaaaattaataccTTCCAAGGATTATATGATATATCTAGTCTCTTTTGTACATAAGCAatcattaataaaatgagtaaaatatttaataatttaaaatgttatatatttttaaaaggatTTTGCAAATTAAGAGAAATTGGAGTTCAAGAATGGTGTAGAATTTTGAGAGGTAGAAGAATCAATTTTGCTGTCATAAGATGAATATAGACACTTCTATACCAAATCAAAGAATTCCGAATTTTTATACCGTTTTGATTTTGAagataaaaattcaatattcttaaagattttattaaatattgttcatTTATATCAATTCTAGTAACCTCTAATAAGTTGTGAGAATGATCTTGAAaagaagatttatttataaaaagtattttcttattttagtttatgattggaataatatgataaaatttggattaaattcaagGCTTTATCTGAAATTtggttattttcaaaatttatttttggttttgaggtatttaaaaatgagttatttcGGTAAAAATATCAGAGCTAGTTTGATATTGAGTTATTtgggttaaaaaaaaatatcataatcatAGTTATATTCTCAATCATCAAATtacttaattcatttaatttaaaatactaaatatatttattttaattttataaattttaaatataaattgtcattttaataatttaatctaaataataataaaaaacccacatttttattgaatgaaatttgatttcatacctttcaaataattatacaaCAAAGGTTGAGCCTCTGTAGTGTTCCCTAACTGTCACTAGATTATTAATTAGTAGGATAGAAGTTTTTGGTTATAAGTATCTTCGTCTGGTTTgaatcttattattaaaataatttagattagtaacaattttttttttatcttaaatcataattgttttgttcgatttatttgttttatttctcATCACTAATATATACACTTAAAACCTACCgtctcttaatttttatatttttgtatgaatGAAAAATGTTAGCATGACCTACACAGTAATGACGTTCACTTTAACATTAGacgttttaagtgagaatcgaacAAAAACATAtcatttcttatatattatataaaataaatattgaatttttgttttaaatacatttatatttaactattcaattttttttaaagtgattaaatattatttaaagtatataaagagtttaaaatattgaaaagctatttaaaatatttaatttttgatagggacaaagtattaaaaattagttatagCAATCCTCCTATAAAGTTTAAAGTATATAAAgagcttaaaatattatttgaataaattctaacatcttttataaataaagaaatgcAATGTTTAGCTGTATTTTCAATCAAACTTAGGGATTGTTTGagtaagttatttgaaaataattcgtAATTTGTTTGATCTTGAACTATTTatggtttgatttattttaatataataatttaaatatataaattttattttaaaatataagaaatatgactataataattcaattttaataatttaagtaaaatgatttaaatttaatttaattttaaaatgtaattaaaagattatgaaaaatatattttatttaataacttaaatattaagtttatttatttgaataaaattaaaacaaaaatctttAACGGTTGATTAACATCATAATCTACATGATATGACAACTTGAATTCTTACTGTTTTTCTCcatataaataagtaattaaaaaataaaaataataataagtaaaaaatatatgtatatatagagtTAGTTATTTGCTTACTTACATATCATATTTCAGATTTccctctcctctctctctcatcGGAGATATAAAGTTTTCAGTTCGCAATTCGCAGGTACACATGATATTTCTactttttaaactattttcattACTTGAACGAAGAATCAAATGTATGAAAAGAGACTGTTCTGAGAATagtttaaatatcaattttcttCAGAAAATATTGAAAACTAATCTCTATTGTGGATatgaaagaaatataaattaatcattgtTGTTACATGTTTAAATGTTTAAGAAATGCTAATAGTTTGTCTCTTTTTCAAGTGGGGAAATATAGGTTTTcctataaacaattttttatggGATGGATCAATTTATTGGGGTATCTTTATGTTTGAATTCATATGCTTATTTCAGCTGAATTCTTTAGTATTTTGTTATACACATGTCTTTTCTTGTGCTGATTTTTATATCTCTTTTTGcagaaatagaaaaataaagtaaCATACCTTTTTAAAAGCTCATAAATCAGATTACAAGAAATCAGGTGAAGAATCCAAACTAAACATTATCATATATGCTGCATTTTCTTTATGATAAGAATCAtctaaagaaaatgaagaacaatgAACAAGGAGATGTTTTAGTTCTTataaagaagattgaagagacaAAGAGCAATTCAAGATCCAAAATTGAAACCTTAATGGAACATTCCAACTGCCTTCAACTCAAGAGGAACAAAATGACTTCAAACAGCATCGAAGCTTCAAGCCTAGTAAACAACCCAAACATCCAATCCAACTCCAACACCAacaccaataccaataccaacaCCAACGAGAGTATGATACTAGAACTGGATGCATTAAGAACAGAGAACAATCGTCTACACAATATAATATCCAAAATAGAGAAAGAGAATAGGATAACTGTGAGTCATCAAAACAACATCATAAAAAAGTTAAGCGACGAGAACAAGGAAGTGAAACAACTAGCGGAGAAGAGGATCAACGAGATAGCTGGAGAGTTACGTAAGAATTTAGAAGATCAAATCCGAATGATGAGCAGGAGAATAAAGGTGGCAGAACAACTTCATATCGAGAACAAGGAAGTCTACATGAAAACAAGAGACAAGTACTCAAAAGAGAAGACTAACATGATAATTATTGAGGACATGATGAAGGAACTCAATAAGGTGGGAGTTAAGTTCGAGAAATTCAGTGATGATATTATGAAAAGGGTTTTGACATTTTCTTGTTGGGCTGTGTTTGCGAAGGAATGGGCTAGGAAGAAAGGAATGGAGGAGAAGGAACATGAAGAAGAGATAATGGAATTAAGGTTGAAGGTGAAGGAAATGGAGAAGGTTGTGAATgagaaggaagaagagattGCTATGATTGgggaggagaagaaggaggcTATTAGACAGTTATGCGTTTGGATTGATTATCATCGAAACAATAGGAGGGGTTACTTGAAGGAAATTGTCTCAAGAAATCGTCGAAACTTCAGGATTTTGCGAATTAGGAAGGGCTCAAGTATGATGTAGAATTTTTGCAGGGATGAACGACAACGCTtctatttcaaaacaaataattcctgaaacattaaataaagcttggattttgaattaagaaatttaatattgttcaatatttggttaaTCTAAACTATATTAGCAACCTCTAATAAGCTTATGAAACATGAATAAAATGTATTgtttacaattatattattaaaattatattattaaaatcagAGTGGCGCAACGGAAGTTTTGTGGGTCCATAACCTACATGTCCAAATCAAAACCTggctctaatattttttttctttttacaattttatttagttcatcttcaattatatttaggtatgaatatttttaatcaagGTAACTAAGATACAATCATACAAATGTTATGAaacatatttattgtttatagtATGTTCCTACAAAGTATTTTTCATACAAatgttatgaaatatatttcttgtttatagtacgttcctacaaaatatttgttagtAGACAAATGGGTATTGAAAACGAAGTTGAGAAGGTGTAGATTTGTGAGTTTTATAGaaagtttgaattttgaaaatagaaattcaatattcttaaaaagttattaaatatgTTTCATCTAATCAATTCTAGACACCTCTGATGAGTTATGAGAAAGATCTTGAAAAAAGATTTACTTACTAAATGTATTCTTTTTCAAAGGTTATGTGATATATCTTGCATTCTTTGCccataagaaattattaataaaaatgactaaaatatttataattttatattttaaagataaataaaagtattttgatattttactttatgtttttgaaagatatgattaaataaatgattgacAAACATAACggtaatttgaattaaatttatgtcacctgaaatctgtttatttaaaaaaaatagttttaaagtATTGAAtgagttatttgggtaaaaagcTAATTGGatagttatttgatttttcaataaacaaatctcaatcacattatatatatatatatatatatatattctcaatcatcaaattacttaattatataatcatGAGACGCATAAATAATTTCTCGGGGgctaaattagttatatttataatacaattttttttccgattaaataaatatatttattaattaaaacattacaAGGATAATATAAATCGtgaaaaatacattaataaacacaattacaaaGTTATTCTTGTcgatgagtcggtacaaaagaagacaattcTATGAGActccatttgttgaaaatattacaatatttgttcattttcaattgttgaaaaaaatatttttttcaatattctatgatatcatcttcggttcaaccgatcctaagttatgtgataaattttcaaccctgatgactaacaagtttgaaatgagtatgatgggagaattaagtttcttcctaggtcttcaggttaaacaactcgaagaaggaacattcataagccaacctaagtacaccaaggagcttctaaagaaatttgggatggatacatgctcctcagcggctactccaatgagctcatcggttaaattggacaaagatgatgagggtcaatcggtacACCAaatcgcttaccggggcatcatcggttctctcctatacctgacagcaagtagaccggatattctatttgcagtcggtgtgtgtggaagattccaaaaaaatccaaaacaatcccactacacagccgcaaagcgaatattgaaatacctaaagggaacacctgatgtcggcttgtggtatccaaaggattcatcctttaacctaacgagctattcagatgcagactatgcaggttgcaagattgatagaaaaagcaccagcggaacacgtcagttcctaggtgaccggcttgtttcatggcatagcaagaaacaaacatcagttgccacatcaaccgcagaagctgaatacctggcagccgAAAGTTGTTGCTCACAACTTCTttagatccaacaacaactgaaggacttcggtgtcacagccgaagagtctccgatcttctgtgacaacacaagtgccatagcaatcacctacaatccggttctacactccagaaccaagcacattgacataaggcaccacttcattcgggaacatgtcatgctgaagcatatccggttggaatacgtatcaacagatcaacaagtagccgatatcttcaccaagcctctacaggaagctaagttctctcaattcagacttacactcggtttaaccgatattagtcagatcatccctaaggatgcttaaaggagagaccggttcggacagacaaaaccggtagttcctcctaaactgttggacttcaaattttcaaggtatctatggaagaaccgcctggtttatcagtcagagtaaaccgaccggttatttagtgcatgcaccaaataaccgcttCGGGACGAACGACTGATAattgaccggttcggaaatagcttatcttagattatttgaacttcaaacaaaagtggaataattatcagtgtttaaatttatctgttctgaaacatttcattttcaaagtaaaatggtcgtacctaaaaagacgtgaagatctgatatctttcatggtccaggtctatgaccaacatcctaggctgcagacatgcctatttcatgcaaaactttTTATCCTgtggttaatagacattattaTCTGTGATATCTGGACAATAGGTTTATccctccactagtatataagttgaacaaaccttaaacaaaacaatcacaagctgCATAACTcttcctctcactaagacaaaatgtctcagtttcctaaCATCCTTAAAGTGGAT
It encodes the following:
- the LOC124924248 gene encoding COP1-interactive protein 1-like; the protein is MKNNEQGDVLVLIKKIEETKSNSRSKIETLMEHSNCLQLKRNKMTSNSIEASSLVNNPNIQSNSNTNTNTNTNTNESMILELDALRTENNRLHNIISKIEKENRITVSHQNNIIKKLSDENKEVKQLAEKRINEIAGELRKNLEDQIRMMSRRIKVAEQLHIENKEVYMKTRDKYSKEKTNMIIIEDMMKELNKVGVKFEKFSDDIMKRVLTFSCWAVFAKEWARKKGMEEKEHEEEIMELRLKVKEMEKVVNEKEEEIAMIGEEKKEAIRQLCVWIDYHRNNRRGYLKEIVSRNRRNFRILRIRKGSSMM